The sequence ACCGGAGGGGCCGAGGGTTTGGCCCTTGATATCTGTGGATTTAACAATGAATTGAAACTGTTGTTTGATCCTCATTCATTGGTATAGTGTATGAAAGTTGGAAGCACTTTACAATAACGCGTACTTTATAGAGTTTATAAGCGGCTAATAATTGTTAATAACTCGTTTATTAATGCGTTATAAAATCAGTAATAAGGAACGAGGCCTTAATAAAGAGAATTTTTCTGATTGCCAGGTAAGGAGCCCACGAGCAGCGTCTCCATGGACATCCTCTCGAAAACCGTGTGATTAGATGACGCTTCGCCACATTTCACTAAGTGCTACCTAACTTTAACCCTGACCATAACCTTGAAGTCAACCGCTGTATACATATAGATGACAGTAGTCATCACTACTGCGTGAAAATCGACTTCTGCGTGTGCATTATATATGAAATTGTTAATTTGCTGAAAACATGATTTCGCGGTCCTTGCCAGTCATGTGGTTTCTGAAAGAATGTCTACGGAAACACTTGGAGGGATCAAATTTGGGCTACTAATCTGGCAACTCTAAAAGCTATTGTTATGAATGCGTTGTAATTCTTAACACATTAATACGTTAATTAAGTAATTAGTAGCCCCTTATTAACCCTTTATAAGTAAGTGCCTTACTGTGAGGTAAGCaggttagataatggatggatggatggatgaaagtctttttttttgctgtagtTCACTCAATATTCCACTGACCTGTGCGTCCTTGGTGGGTGGCGGGGGTGCAGGCTTTTTCCTGGAGGAAAGTGTGGCCTCGGCCTCGTTACTTGTGAGGTTGTTGACACTCCGTGTGTATTGTCGTCTCAAAGCCACGAGTTCCTCCAGGTACTCAAGGCAGTTCTGATTTTGAGAATAGAGCCATATGCGGTCCTCTTGCCTCTGGTAGTAATACAAGGCCGCGGTGGACTCGATACTCACAGAGCTTTGACTCCGCTTCAAAGGCGAGTTCACCTGGTCTACCTGTGCTTTCTCTCCAATCACGAGCATGGAGGTGCTGCGCACCAACCTGACCGTGCACGCGTTGTGGTAATCCTGTTCTGACCGATAACGACCGTCTCCAGCTTTGTGTCCTTGTTGGTTCGGACGAAACACATTATT comes from Lampris incognitus isolate fLamInc1 chromosome 11, fLamInc1.hap2, whole genome shotgun sequence and encodes:
- the LOC130121043 gene encoding uncharacterized protein C13orf42, which encodes MFRKINNVFRPNQQGHKAGDGRYRSEQDYHNACTVRLVRSTSMLVIGEKAQVDQVNSPLKRSQSSVSIESTAALYYYQRQEDRIWLYSQNQNCLEYLEELVALRRQYTRSVNNLTSNEAEATLSSRKKPAPPPPTKDAQISRAKPSAPPVPSEEDTLQFLDAVIASCDSESVHKPHVDDGHADVDFIVATSSSDHDLHSNWVLRVPRLTNGSGQKAFHESAKDCIPKKKTSGGSTSSRLRLQRNPIHLPKVVQSAFQTLRFKPKLKKQGPKTKHFEPPS